From one Humulus lupulus chromosome 8, drHumLupu1.1, whole genome shotgun sequence genomic stretch:
- the LOC133797171 gene encoding small ribosomal subunit protein uS8my has product MGRRILNEALRSMVNAEKRGKSMVELKPISTVMSSFLNIMKNRGYIKDFQVYDPHRVGKITVQLQGRINDCKALTYRQDIKAIEIEEYKTRTLPTRQWGYVVITTPDGVLDHEEALRRNVGGQVLGYFH; this is encoded by the exons ATGGGGAGGAGAATACTGAATGAAGCACTCAGATCAATGGTGAATGCGGAGAAAAGAGGGAAATCCATGGTGGAATTGAAGCCCATCTCCACTGTAATGTCTTCTTTCCTCAATATCATGAAGAATCGAG GCTATATTAAGGACTTTCAAGTTTATGATCCACATAGAGTGGGAAAGATAACAGTTCAATTACAGGGGAGGATTAATGATTGTAAAGCACTTACTTACAGGCAGGACATCAAGGCTATAGAAATTGAAGAGTACAAAACACGTACTCTTCCAACGCGACAG TGGGGTTATGTTGTGATTACAACTCCGGATGGCGTTTTGGATCATGAAGAGGCTCTTAGACGCAACGTTGGCGGTCAAGTTCTGGGATATTTTCACTAA
- the LOC133795381 gene encoding uncharacterized protein LOC133795381: MSTISWNCRGLGNPQAQQFLEDICVQKKPKFLFLCETLCKKDVVDRVKTRLGFESCFSVDIQGRKGGLALLWRVSDEAHLLSYSHNHIDIEVRIPGMVKWRLTDFHGEPNRSLRERTWNLIRTLFSDSNLPWCIIGDFNNIASQEEKRGGRPYPSSLISGFQAVINGCQLHDQELRGYPYTWERSMGTNRSVEIRLDKALTSQSWLDEFQEVILTNLAFSSSDHSPIFLEPEPNCRGVVVNHFRYENVWSREPLCAQIVMNCWDLHNQLSIVEKIKICSPQLANWGQTLTGNFKQRITKSKKLMAELKNSDDHLDYPNFVSEKNNYFEILAQQEIYWKQRSKQYWLHAANATSWSSVVSGIRCSVNTFQNEELLKPILDDEVKVALFQMHPDKAPDPDGMGPNFFQHHWGIVGADIVNMVKDFFVSGTLHTGLNETNLVLIPKKKNFSTMSDLRPIALCNVLYKVISKVLANPMRGLIDQIISDTQSTFIPGHLISNNVMVAFEVMHYLKRKRKGKKGFMALKLDMSKAYDRVEWGYLQAVMVRMGFHEKWVDLVMTCVSSVRYNIIHGGHVMGPICPSRGIRQGDPLSTYLFIICAEGLSSLIQKFEANWVIQGCRMAQRAPSITHMFFADDSYLFCQATRGAAKSMLTLLHLFETASGQKRNTSKSSVFFSPNTDTLSRI, from the exons ATGAGTACTATTAGCTGGAATTGCCGTGGGCTTGGGAACCCACAGGCCCAACAATTCCTTGAAGACATTTGTGTTCAAAAGAAACccaagtttttatttttatgtgaAACCTTATGTAAAAAAGATGTAGTGGATCGTGTTAAGACCCGTTTGGGTTTTGAAAGTTGTTTTTCTGTAGACATCCAGGGCAGGAAGGGTGGCCTAGCTTTACTTTGGAGAGTTTCTGACGAGGCCCATCTTCTAAGCTACTCCCACAACCATATTGATATTGAAGTCAGAATCCCAGGTATGGTAAAATGGCGTCTCACCGATTTCCATGGAGAACCGAATCGGAGTCTTCGAGAGCGAACATGGAATCTCATTCGCACCCTGTTCTCGGACTCAAATCTCCCTTGGTGTATTATTGGAGATTTCAACAATATTGCAAGTCAGGAGGAGAAAAGGGGAGGGCGCCCGTACCCTTCGTCCCTCATCTCTGGTTTTCAAGCAGTCATCAATGGCTGCCAGCTTCATGACCAGGAATTGCGAGGTTATCCCTACACTTGGGAACGGAGCATGGGCACGAATAGAAGTGTGGAGATCAGACTTGATAAAGCCCTCACATCTCAAAGCTGGCTAGACGAATTCCAAGAGGTAATTCTTACAAACCTGGCTTTCTCTTCCTCAGACCATTCACCCATTTTTTTGGAGCCTGAACCTAATTGTCGTGGTGTTGTGGTCAATCACTTTCGGTACGAAAATGTCTGGTCCCGTGAGCCTTTATGTGCTCAGATTGTTATGAACTGTTGGGATTTACACAACCAGCTTTCCATTGTCGAAAAAATCAAGATTTGCAGTCCACAACTTGCAAATTGGGGCCAAACTCTTACTGGCAATTTCAAGCAGCGCATCACAAAGAGTAAGAAGCTGATGGCTGAGCTGAAAAATTCTGATGACCATCTTGATTATCCTAACTTTGTTTCCGAAAAGAATAACTATTTTGAGATTTTAGCACAACAAGAAATCTACTGGAAACAGAGGTCGAAACAATACTGGTTACATGCAG CCAATGCTACTTCTTGGTCCTCGGTGGTAAGTGGTATTAGGTGCTCTGTAAACACTTTCCAAAATGAGGAGCTGTTGAAACCAATTCTTGATGATGAGGTTAAGGTTGCCCTGTTTCAAATGCACCCCGACAAGGCACCTGATCCTGATGGTATGGGCCCCAATTTTTTTCAACATCATTGGGGTATTGTGGGAGCCGATATTGTGAATATGGTCAAAGATTTTTTCGTCTCTGGGACATTGCATACTGGTCTCAATGAGACAAATCTTGTTTTGATCCCAAAAAAGAAGAATTTTTCAACAATGAGTGACCTTCGGCCCATTGCACTTTGCAACGTCCTGTATAAAGTAATTTCGAAAGTGCTAGCGAACCCTATGCGTGGCCTTATTGATCAGATTATATCCGACACTCAAAGCACTTTTATACCGGGTCATCTTATTTCAAATAATGTGATGGTTGCTTTTGAGGTGATGCACTACCTAAAGCGAAAAAGGAAAGGCAAGAAAGGTTTTATGGCCCTAAAACTCGATATGAGCAAAGCCTACGATCGTGTCGAGTGGGGTTATCTCCAGGCTGTCATGGTTCGTATGGGTTTTCATGAGAAATGGGTTGATCTCGTTATGACTTGTGTCTCCTCTGTGCGGTACAATATTATACATGGTGGCCACGTGATGGGTCCTATCTGTCCTTCACGAGGGATTCGGCAAGGTGATCCTCTTTCCACCTATCTTTTCATTATTTGTGCTGAAGGATTGTCCTCCTTAATTCAGAAATTTGAAGCTAATTGGGTTATTCAAGGCTGCCGTATGGCTCAACGAGCCCCTTCAATTACTCATATGTTTTTTGCTGACGACAGCTATTTATTTTGTCAAGCAACCAGGGGTGCTGCTAAAAGTATGCTTACTCTGCTTCACCTGTTCGAGACTGCCTCTGGTCAAAAGAGGAATACTTCTAAGTCCTCAGTTTTTTTCAGCCCCAATACTGACACTTTATCCCGGATTTAG
- the LOC133797170 gene encoding F-box/LRR-repeat protein At4g29420, whose amino-acid sequence MEDLPPSLVTEILSRLNDSADLVRCRLVSKTLNEMSYEVRSLNHLCSLSSYLISRSRGANPPQAMTFKIIFKDLVRRLSKLDSVSIAVEKSLGRRSYDEVEDDDDDLYLTEPSFLKDWLPEIGGGLRSISICDFWSQSSWRKSEALPLISSFCSNLLKLELKNTWLSVDGLNCMPKLTNLTLEFLRLDDEDLNKVNECFPGLKVLNLVGVGGLKEPKIDLKNLKICYWTISNAPLSITILAPSLVELKLECIRPRSLVLETPSLSDLHLTIENADHLKVKEFTCLKSLQLESWNLFSLMGKFGSSRAVKILALNIPKHNQDATPKLSIEILYDSFPNLSSLTLGPGAWSEMEASFCSGGLDGRVEMNGLKEITAYLSIDEMDNTLSFISSMLNRCSNLSNMAVLIHGIVGSRLASKFVSKIRTDLPRLRWRWGFWKEGEKDCWVSAFI is encoded by the exons ATGGAGGACCTCCCACCTTCTCTGGTCACCGAGATACTGAGTCGACTGAACGATTCCGCAGACCTGGTTCGATGCCGACTCGTCTCGAAGACTCTAAACGAAATGTCCTATGAGGTACGATCCCTGAACCACCTCTGTTCCTTGTCTAGTTACCTCATATCTCGGTCCCGCGGTGCCAATCCTCCCCAGGCCATGACCTTTAAGATCATATTTAAGGACCTGGTTCGTAGACTCAGCAAGCTCGATTCCGTCTCCATCGCTGTGGAGAAGTCCCTCGGCAGAAGATCGTACGACGAGGTTGAAGACGACGACGACGATCTTTACCTGACTGAACCGAGCTTCTTGAAGGATTGGCTTCCGGAGATTGGCGGAGGTCTGAGATCGATTTCCATATGCGATTTTTGGAGTCAATCTAGCTGGCGAAAGTCCGAGGCTTTGCCACTGATTTCTTCGTTCT GCTCTAATCTCCTCAAACTAGAATTGAAAAACACATGGTTGTCAGTTGATGGGTTGAATTGTATGCCCAAGCTCACAAATTTGACCCTTGAATTTCTTAGACTTGATGATGAAGACCTGAATAAAGTTAATGAATGTTTTCCGGGTTTGAAAGTTCTTAATTTGGTTGGGGTTGGAGGGCTCAAAGAACCAAAAATTGATCTCAAGAACCTGAAAATATGTTACTGGACCATCTCAAATGCTCCCCTGTCTATTACAATATTGGCTCCCAGCCTTGTTGAACTCAAACTGGAGTGTATTAGACCGAGATCTCTTGTCCTTGAAACCCCGTCATTGTCTGACCTCCATCTAACCATTGAGAACGCAGATCATTTAAAAGTGAAAGAATTTACTTGTTTGAAAAGCCTTCAGCTTGAGTCTTGGAATCTTTTCAGTCTCATGGGCAAGTTTGGATCAAGTAGAGCCGTCAAAATCCTCGCACTGAATATACCAAAACACAATCAAGATGccactccaaagttaagcattgAGATACTGTATGATTCTTTTCCTAATCTGAGTTCTCTGACATTGGGTCCTGGAGCCTGGTCCGAAATGGAGGCTTCATTTTGCTCTGGAGGCTTGGACGGTAGGGTGGAAATGAATGGCTTGAAAGAGATTACTGCTTATTTGTCGATTGATGAAATGGATAACACCCTTTCCTTCATATCTTCCATGTTGAATAGATGCTCCAATTTGTCAAACATGGCAGTGCTTATTCATGGTATAGTTGGGTCTCGTCTAGCTAGCAAGTTTGTATCCAAGATTAGAACTGATTTGCCACGACTTAGATGGAGATGGGGATTCTGGAAAGAAGGAGAAAAAGACTGCTGGGTCTCTGCTTTTATTTAG